The Streptomyces sp. NBC_01197 genome window below encodes:
- a CDS encoding cell division protein FtsK has protein sequence MTEISVSGPPAEAPEDETARVLPFPLKKTTSAAPATAPEVGEVKPGEWQAELPDTDDPDAEGLTEGAEVDPPKTVYPPSVAEWMQAKDKTRLPVLPDWMKLPDQRTAVRKWAVRHYSAMVGYHAVRLPTIYTPKILWYSPRGAWRWSTAVGRWVFDAEAKSLRLAAVASEDAAEYLRLSHQRNDRVRFRGIIAGLGTFIGLAAALTLYVMAPSWLLLLAVSSLTTALGAVGAPADRPLIDRAKVTFRKRRLSSDVVIRAHEAAKLTGKDQNISFPRPIGRDGDGWRVVVDLPYGKTFEDAVKAHARLASGMDIAPTQLFLDKDETSGRRVSYWIADRDPLAVPSGKSPLLGATRVDFWKPFPWGVDERGNPVMASMLWMSLLVGAVPRQGKTFSARTIALAAALDPHVRLLVFDGKASPDWRSFTKVAHRIGFGIVPRDGFDPVEHLVNSLMELKADVEDRYHRLSELPLHICPEGKLTPEISRDPKLNMPLTLVVVDEVQEYLQHPVHGKTILDLLVYLARVAPAVGVSVLNSTQKPDDTACPSVLRDQHQGRFSLRVGSWQVSDVVLGAGSYSEGLDASKLLKSHKGVGLLKGMSDDSGIVRTYLANGRDAETILDRARALREDQGTLSGDAAGEVSKSRSADAILDDVAAVLGRSEDKVWSETVVDRLAQHNADAYGEWAALEGRAKADQLAAALKPYGIKTDQVWGKTEAGKGANRRGIERQHIIDAVTRRNKKRAEA, from the coding sequence ATGACCGAGATCAGTGTGTCCGGTCCGCCTGCTGAGGCGCCGGAAGACGAGACCGCGCGGGTCCTGCCGTTCCCGCTGAAGAAGACCACCTCCGCCGCTCCGGCCACTGCGCCCGAGGTGGGGGAGGTGAAGCCGGGTGAGTGGCAGGCCGAACTCCCCGACACCGACGACCCGGACGCCGAAGGGCTCACCGAGGGCGCGGAGGTCGACCCGCCCAAGACGGTGTATCCGCCGTCCGTGGCGGAGTGGATGCAGGCCAAGGACAAGACGCGCCTGCCGGTCCTGCCGGACTGGATGAAGCTCCCCGACCAGCGCACCGCCGTCCGCAAGTGGGCAGTGCGCCACTACTCGGCCATGGTCGGCTACCACGCGGTGCGCCTGCCGACCATCTACACCCCGAAGATCCTGTGGTACTCCCCGCGCGGCGCCTGGCGCTGGTCAACGGCGGTCGGGCGGTGGGTATTCGACGCCGAAGCCAAGTCGCTGCGCCTGGCCGCCGTGGCGAGCGAGGACGCGGCGGAGTACCTGCGTCTGTCTCACCAGCGCAACGACCGCGTCCGGTTCAGGGGCATCATCGCCGGACTGGGCACGTTCATCGGCCTTGCCGCCGCCCTGACCCTGTACGTCATGGCGCCGTCCTGGCTGCTGCTGTTGGCGGTGTCCTCGCTGACCACGGCGCTCGGGGCGGTCGGTGCGCCGGCGGACCGACCGCTGATCGACCGCGCGAAGGTGACCTTCCGCAAGCGCCGCCTGTCGTCGGACGTCGTCATCCGCGCCCACGAGGCGGCCAAGCTGACGGGCAAGGATCAGAACATCTCCTTCCCGCGGCCGATCGGCCGTGACGGCGACGGATGGCGGGTGGTAGTCGACCTGCCGTACGGCAAGACGTTCGAGGACGCGGTCAAGGCCCATGCCCGCCTCGCGTCCGGCATGGACATCGCCCCCACCCAGCTCTTCCTGGACAAGGACGAGACGAGCGGTCGACGCGTCTCGTACTGGATCGCCGACCGTGACCCGCTCGCTGTCCCGTCGGGTAAGTCGCCGCTGCTGGGGGCGACGCGGGTGGACTTCTGGAAGCCGTTCCCGTGGGGTGTGGACGAGCGCGGCAACCCCGTCATGGCGTCCATGCTGTGGATGTCGTTGCTGGTCGGGGCGGTGCCCCGGCAGGGCAAGACGTTCTCCGCCCGCACCATCGCCCTGGCTGCTGCCCTGGATCCGCATGTGCGGCTCCTCGTCTTCGACGGGAAGGCCTCACCGGACTGGCGCAGCTTCACCAAGGTCGCCCACCGCATCGGGTTCGGGATCGTGCCCCGTGACGGGTTCGACCCGGTGGAGCACCTGGTCAACTCCCTCATGGAGCTGAAGGCGGATGTGGAGGACCGCTATCACCGCCTGTCCGAACTCCCCTTGCACATCTGCCCCGAGGGCAAGCTGACCCCGGAGATCAGCCGGGACCCGAAGCTGAACATGCCGCTCACGCTGGTCGTCGTCGATGAGGTGCAGGAGTACTTGCAGCACCCCGTCCACGGCAAGACCATCCTTGACCTGCTCGTCTACCTCGCCCGGGTCGCGCCGGCGGTCGGTGTGTCTGTCCTGAACTCCACGCAGAAGCCCGACGACACTGCCTGCCCCTCCGTGCTCCGCGACCAGCACCAGGGCCGCTTCTCCCTGCGGGTGGGCTCCTGGCAGGTCTCCGACGTGGTGCTGGGCGCCGGGTCCTACTCCGAGGGCCTGGACGCCTCCAAGCTCCTGAAGTCCCACAAGGGTGTCGGCCTGCTCAAGGGCATGTCCGACGACTCGGGGATCGTGCGGACCTACCTGGCCAACGGGCGGGACGCGGAGACGATCCTGGACCGGGCGCGCGCCCTGCGCGAGGACCAGGGAACCCTGTCCGGTGACGCGGCCGGAGAGGTCAGCAAGAGCCGCAGTGCTGACGCGATCCTGGACGACGTCGCCGCCGTCCTCGGCCGCAGCGAGGACAAGGTGTGGTCCGAGACGGTTGTGGACCGCCTCGCCCAGCACAACGCCGACGCGTACGGCGAGTGGGCCGCACTGGAGGGCCGCGCGAAGGCCGACCAGCTCGCCGCCGCGCTGAAGCCCTACGGCATCAAGACGGACCAGGTGTGGGGCAAGACCGAGGCCGGTAAGGGCGCCAACCGGCGCGGTATCGAACGCCAGCACATCATCGACGCCGTCACCCGCCGTAACAAGAAGCGGGCCGAAGCCTGA
- a CDS encoding RRQRL motif-containing zinc-binding protein: MAITHGKCLAQPEPRSATLPQHIWRCAPEGMATRRQLRALGLRPGGQGVQAEVIRPRYRRGPLVAYLYRIDQAKPVRPMTSRKWGALALAMLARRTCPECHQDAGYCIPSSLGMCVTCAYPEEQRAAGTLNSAEGARTA; this comes from the coding sequence ATGGCCATCACCCATGGCAAGTGCCTCGCCCAGCCTGAGCCGCGCTCCGCGACCCTGCCCCAGCACATCTGGCGGTGCGCCCCCGAGGGCATGGCTACCCGCCGCCAGTTACGGGCCCTGGGGCTTCGCCCGGGTGGTCAGGGGGTGCAGGCGGAAGTGATCCGGCCGCGCTACCGGCGCGGCCCGCTCGTCGCCTACCTCTACCGCATCGACCAGGCGAAACCGGTCCGGCCGATGACCTCTCGCAAGTGGGGCGCGCTCGCCCTGGCGATGCTCGCCCGCCGCACCTGCCCCGAATGCCACCAGGACGCCGGGTACTGCATCCCGTCCTCGCTCGGCATGTGCGTGACCTGCGCCTACCCCGAAGAGCAGCGCGCCGCCGGAACCCTCAACTCTGCTGAAGGAGCACGTACAGCATGA
- a CDS encoding conjugal transfer protein: MSNTLSKTQIAVLSAAFLPMLATGAFGGVGTYSNISGAYGTGTALGAVAAGEGATAVLALVLLGLTMLGQSSPRVIRLGLWALPAAAASMAAMAADDLGTTVIYAITPMGMCVSAEGMAFLARRIAVHTEGRDAEGERRAVEVVQRLAYHRARAANHPDGNVRKRSDRASWRLARKVGSGDTGLGSALLDVQRQRVTVGADAALGAMFHLGPDALPAVAANAEESTATVRIRSTSDQRESTREPITAKAWELPRPVAVGFLKSTLPSKPVKAIESTVVRPIVKRVVPAESSQPRRATGRVPEAAKSTRPKRTPDQLLSEARVATADWPDAKLTAEGIRRTLRTSPANARMLRETLRAERAA, translated from the coding sequence ATGAGCAACACCTTGAGCAAGACGCAGATTGCCGTGCTGAGTGCGGCGTTCCTGCCGATGCTCGCCACGGGCGCGTTCGGCGGCGTCGGCACCTACTCCAACATCAGCGGCGCCTACGGAACCGGAACCGCACTCGGTGCCGTCGCCGCCGGCGAGGGCGCCACCGCCGTCCTGGCGCTGGTTCTGCTGGGGCTGACCATGCTCGGTCAGTCCTCTCCCCGCGTCATCCGACTCGGCTTGTGGGCGCTTCCCGCAGCGGCGGCGTCAATGGCGGCGATGGCAGCCGACGACCTCGGCACCACGGTCATCTACGCCATCACGCCAATGGGTATGTGCGTGTCGGCTGAGGGCATGGCGTTCCTCGCCCGCCGCATCGCGGTCCACACCGAGGGGCGTGACGCTGAGGGCGAGCGGCGTGCGGTCGAGGTGGTGCAGCGGCTCGCCTATCACCGGGCGCGCGCCGCGAACCACCCCGATGGGAACGTTCGCAAGCGCTCGGATCGGGCGTCGTGGCGTCTGGCCCGCAAGGTCGGATCGGGAGACACGGGCCTCGGGTCGGCGTTGCTCGATGTGCAGCGTCAGCGCGTCACGGTCGGGGCTGACGCCGCGCTCGGAGCGATGTTCCACCTCGGCCCGGACGCCCTCCCCGCCGTAGCAGCAAATGCGGAGGAATCTACCGCGACCGTGAGGATTCGGTCTACGTCTGACCAGCGTGAATCGACCCGCGAACCGATCACCGCGAAAGCCTGGGAACTGCCCCGCCCGGTGGCGGTCGGCTTCCTGAAGTCGACCCTGCCGAGCAAGCCGGTCAAGGCCATCGAGTCGACGGTGGTCCGCCCGATCGTGAAGCGTGTGGTGCCTGCCGAGTCGAGTCAGCCGCGCCGCGCCACCGGCCGTGTCCCGGAGGCCGCGAAGTCGACCCGTCCCAAGCGCACGCCGGACCAGCTGCTGAGCGAGGCCCGTGTGGCAACGGCCGATTGGCCGGACGCCAAACTGACCGCCGAGGGCATCCGCCGCACCTTGCGCACGTCCCCGGCGAATGCCCGGATGCTGCGCGAGACGCTGCGAGCCGAGCGGGCCGCCTGA
- a CDS encoding DUF6284 family protein has protein sequence MEHIVTLQDAVTAFAPFMEPTDAELDAIEREMPAILADVDLLDAQIITLDHAPTELDHQRIRRARRRVLAARRELANLATARTGGAA, from the coding sequence ATGGAACACATCGTCACACTTCAGGACGCTGTTACTGCGTTCGCTCCGTTCATGGAGCCGACGGACGCGGAGCTGGACGCCATCGAGCGGGAGATGCCGGCCATCCTGGCCGACGTCGATCTGCTGGATGCGCAGATCATCACCCTGGACCACGCCCCGACCGAGCTGGACCACCAGCGCATCCGCAGGGCCCGTCGGCGGGTCCTCGCCGCACGGCGCGAGCTGGCCAACCTCGCCACGGCCCGGACGGGCGGTGCGGCATGA
- a CDS encoding RapZ C-terminal domain-containing protein, with product MPETTVEIVSFGYLHGAPPAAHLTIDLRHHFRDPHVSPELRYMTAADEPVRTAVLGTPGIAALVEATAAAVAGFASGPSTGTIVVADGCAGGRHRAPTFAMSLAARLEAAGASVTLTHRDIGEPVVQR from the coding sequence ATGCCCGAAACAACGGTTGAGATCGTCTCGTTCGGCTACCTCCACGGGGCGCCGCCCGCCGCGCACCTGACCATCGACCTGCGCCACCACTTCCGGGACCCGCACGTCAGCCCGGAACTGCGCTACATGACCGCAGCGGACGAGCCGGTCCGCACGGCGGTTCTCGGCACTCCCGGTATCGCCGCCCTGGTGGAAGCCACGGCCGCCGCGGTCGCCGGATTCGCCTCCGGTCCCAGCACCGGAACGATCGTCGTCGCCGACGGATGCGCCGGCGGCCGACACCGCGCCCCGACCTTCGCCATGAGCCTCGCCGCCCGCCTTGAAGCAGCCGGGGCCAGCGTCACCCTCACCCACCGCGACATCGGTGAACCCGTCGTCCAGCGCTGA
- a CDS encoding helix-turn-helix transcriptional regulator: MSEGLRGSRKKRGWSQERLVREIEQYARQHATDVASTASLRVYVSEWENGKRVISDRYAVILRRLLGVTDDELRPSATVLQTPAADGYDDLLSRIDTASSIGGSMVESFNAQTELLRTMDRQMGSSGLVDQMAGHLAKLEETLNFAVLPETRRPVALALAGASTLAAWQGLDAGAVERAWRHYEVAKRAARDAEAPMYLAHAMGEQAYVLCDAGRPALAVDLVRDAQRILGRQGSPRLLAWLYSTEAEVCARAGLPVDSRRALDAAAASIPGGAEDRDPDMLSIFLNGSHLERWRGNVLAMLGDDDAVTELYGALERVDPTFVRAQAGLRCDLAQAHLARGEYDQVDTHLRAARLLASRTGSVRHRRRIDLLTQEL, translated from the coding sequence GTGAGTGAAGGACTTCGGGGCTCGCGAAAAAAACGCGGCTGGTCTCAGGAGCGGCTTGTCCGAGAGATCGAGCAGTACGCCAGACAGCACGCAACGGATGTCGCTTCGACCGCGAGTCTGCGTGTGTACGTCTCCGAGTGGGAGAACGGCAAGCGGGTGATCTCGGACCGCTATGCAGTGATCCTGCGGCGCCTTCTCGGGGTCACGGACGATGAGCTGAGACCCTCAGCCACAGTTCTGCAGACGCCAGCCGCGGACGGCTATGACGACTTGCTCAGCCGGATCGACACGGCGAGCAGCATCGGCGGCAGCATGGTGGAGTCGTTCAACGCGCAGACAGAGCTATTGCGGACCATGGACCGTCAGATGGGTTCATCGGGTCTTGTTGACCAGATGGCTGGCCACTTGGCCAAGCTTGAAGAAACGCTGAACTTTGCTGTCCTGCCGGAGACTCGTCGGCCCGTGGCACTCGCCTTGGCCGGTGCCTCCACCTTGGCGGCTTGGCAGGGGCTGGACGCTGGCGCAGTTGAGCGTGCCTGGCGTCACTACGAGGTTGCGAAGAGGGCCGCCAGGGACGCAGAAGCCCCCATGTATCTGGCTCACGCGATGGGCGAGCAGGCGTACGTGCTGTGCGATGCGGGCCGCCCTGCTCTGGCGGTCGATCTCGTGCGCGACGCACAGAGGATCCTTGGCCGACAAGGCTCCCCCCGCCTGCTGGCCTGGCTCTACTCAACAGAGGCTGAAGTGTGCGCCCGCGCGGGTTTGCCGGTCGATAGCAGGCGGGCGCTCGACGCCGCGGCCGCGAGTATTCCGGGCGGGGCGGAGGACCGGGACCCCGACATGCTGAGCATCTTCCTCAATGGCTCGCACCTCGAAAGATGGCGCGGCAACGTCCTTGCGATGCTGGGCGACGACGACGCGGTAACCGAACTGTACGGGGCTCTTGAGCGAGTAGACCCGACGTTCGTCCGAGCACAGGCGGGGCTCCGGTGCGATCTCGCACAGGCGCACTTGGCGCGCGGTGAGTACGACCAGGTCGATACTCACCTGCGCGCGGCGCGGCTGCTGGCTAGCCGTACGGGATCCGTACGGCATCGCCGTCGTATTGATCTCCTTACGCAGGAGTTGTAG
- a CDS encoding NUDIX domain-containing protein: protein MGPKSAKVYEAIRARLASGELAPGDKLPSERTMVDELGIGRTALRQVLARLVAEGAIEVRGRSSYRIPGGGSVTRPEGLAPWKIHGERTLYDNRWVKLELWDVEPPGVERFEHHVVKLKHVAISVVLDDRDRVLLLWRYRFVPQQWGWELPGGIVDPGESAHETALREVEEETGWRPTHLDHAVSYQPMVGMVDSPHEIFVGRGAEHVGEPTDAEEAGHVEWVPLADVPRLMAQGDLMGSGTLVGLLHVLANRSGTPTTPA, encoded by the coding sequence ATGGGACCGAAGTCGGCAAAGGTCTACGAAGCAATCCGCGCACGGCTCGCGTCCGGCGAGCTGGCGCCCGGCGACAAGCTGCCCTCCGAACGCACCATGGTGGACGAACTCGGCATCGGCCGCACAGCCCTGCGCCAGGTACTCGCGAGGCTCGTAGCCGAGGGGGCGATCGAGGTGCGAGGGCGAAGCTCGTACCGGATCCCCGGGGGCGGCAGCGTCACCCGCCCCGAGGGACTCGCCCCGTGGAAGATCCACGGAGAACGGACCCTCTATGACAACCGGTGGGTCAAGCTCGAACTCTGGGACGTCGAGCCCCCCGGCGTAGAGCGGTTCGAGCATCACGTGGTGAAGCTCAAGCACGTCGCAATCTCCGTCGTGCTGGACGATCGTGACCGTGTGCTCCTGCTCTGGCGGTATCGATTCGTTCCACAGCAATGGGGTTGGGAACTCCCCGGAGGGATCGTGGATCCGGGCGAGAGCGCACACGAAACGGCACTCCGCGAGGTCGAGGAAGAAACAGGGTGGCGTCCGACCCACCTTGACCACGCGGTGAGTTATCAGCCGATGGTCGGGATGGTCGACTCACCGCATGAAATCTTCGTAGGCCGGGGCGCTGAGCACGTGGGAGAACCCACGGACGCGGAAGAGGCCGGCCACGTCGAGTGGGTCCCACTGGCTGACGTGCCGCGCTTGATGGCTCAGGGCGACCTCATGGGCTCCGGCACTCTGGTCGGCCTGCTGCATGTACTAGCGAACCGCAGTGGGACCCCTACAACTCCTGCGTAA